Genomic window (Candidatus Latescibacterota bacterium):
TGATCTCTTCAGGTTCAGATCCTATCAGGCCGGCCACTCGGGTACGGGCAAGTTCGACTGCAGCCCTTGTCTCCTGACCGAAGAAATGCAGGCTGCTTGCGTTACCGAATGAATTACCTAGAAAAGGCAGCATCGCGTCGACCACTTCATCTCTTGCCTTTGTCGTGGCGTTATGATCGAAATAAACGCGCCTTCCCTCACTTAAATCTTTTCCTTGCATCAAGTTTGTCTCCCGGAGTGATACTATTCGACTATGACAATAGAATCTATCTTGTCATTTTTCTTGATCTTGTCAAGCACATCCATCCCCTCGACTACTTTTGCGAACAAGGTGTATTCGCCATTGAAAGCCGGTTTGCGTTTTTTCAGGATGTAAAACTGCGTCGAAGCGCTGTCATAGCTGCGAGGAAATCTGGCCATGCCGACCATACCTGCTTCGTGCTTGAGGTCCTGATCGAACATCTCGCCTTCGATCTGTGAATATTCATGCTCTTTCTTGCCAGTCTGAACGAGAAATCCCTCTACTCTGTGGAATTTCATCCCGTTGTAAAAACCGTCTCGAACAAGAGTAAGGATCCTATCCACGGCTATGGGCGCATCGTCTGAAAGCATTTCCAATACGATGACCCCACCTTTTTCAAGAGTGATCGTGATCCTGATAGAGATGTCCTCGGCTACAGAGACTTCTTCTACTTCGGCAGCCTCATCCTGAAGGTCCTGGCCAACTACAGCGCCAAACCCCGCGCATAACATGACTGTCACTAACAGGAAACAAAAACTGGCTCTCTCCTGCCATCCCGCTACGGTCCGCGAGCATATCATTTCCTACCTCCTTGTCATGAAACGATGTCGCCTGAAAATTAAAAGCCTCCCCAAACCAGGGAGGCTCGAAAGTCATAATGACATGAAAGAGCAAACATTACGATCTACTCGTACAACTCCTGCTCTTTCTTTGCTTCCCTCTGCTTGATGAGTGCTCTCTGCCTCTCTATTTCCTTCTCCGCGTACTTCGACCACTGGGGATCCTTGAGGTTGACCACCTTTTCGAACTTGACGATCGCCTCTTCAAAGTTATTCAGTTTCGAAAGAGCGTATCCCCACTGATAATAAAGAATAGCATCCTGCTGCCCGGTGTTCAGGGCAAGGCCATTTTTCGACGATTCAAGGGCCTTATTGTAATTCTTGTTATCGTTGTATATCTTGGCCAGAATAGCATATGTGAAATCGTCTCCACCGGTCAGCGCAATGGCCTTCTCGAGTTCTGCAGGAGCTTCCGCTTCCCTGTTCGACTGCGAATAGGAATAACCCAGGCGCTGATGAAAATCAGCGTTGTCGGGATAAATGGTCACGAGTTCCTCGTAGATAGGCGCTGCTTTTTCATAACTCTTATCGTTGAAATATGCTCTGCCCAGCTGCTTTTTGAATGCGTGATTCTCCGGCTCGGCTTCGATAGCACGAGTCAGGTACTCGAATTTCTTTTCCTTGTTTCCCAGCTTGTCATACAGCCCAGACAGCGTTCCCATTGTCGTTGCGTCATCTGCTTTGGAGATAAGCGCCTTTTCGTAATAACTGATGGCATCCTCGGTCTTTTTCTGCCTCTGAGCTATAAAAGCCAGGTTGACATTGGCATTGTAATGATTCTCGTCCTTCACCAGAAGCATATTGAAATACTCCTGTGCTTTCTCCCAGTTCTCGATATGAAGATAATTATAGCCTATCGAACTGATAAGGCCTTCATCACCAGGTGAGAGCTCAAGAGCTTTCTCATATGACGAGATTCCCTTCTCGTAATCCTTCCGGGTCGAATATGCCGAACCGAGCTGCGACCATGCCTCTATATATGAAGGGTTCAAAGAGACAGCGCTCTCGAGGTTACTGATAGCTTCATCATACTTCCCGGCGTTAAGGAACTGCTGTGCCGACTGATAAGAGATCTCGGCGGGAGTCATGGTATTGTCGAAGTCCTCATCAGAATCCGCAACAGCGTCCGCGGGAGGGGTAATATTGGACATGACGCCGTAACTACCGGCTGTCGGCCCACACCCCATGCTGAATAACAGGAGAAGAGCGGTTGAGACAAACAACATCTTTTTCATCTTTGATTCCTTTCCACATCGTGTTTCACAAATGCCATCGATTACCTTACCTGATTTCAATCTATTGAAGAGCAGTTGCGGTGTCAAGCCCAAGTTGAGGTTGATGACACTTAATCACTTATAATTCAACATCTTATTAACGTATAGGTTTTGTGTCCCCGGTAGGTACCGGATCGTTGAGTGCTTTCTGCAAAAGGACAATATTCTCTCTCGCCCTATCTGCCAGATAGCTCCCCGGAGCCACATCGACGACCTTCTCCCATTCTCTCAGCGCCTCACGGAACATCTTGTTCTCCCAGAAAAATATGGCGAGGTAGAACATCGGCTGAGGATGATCCGGCGCCAGTTCCAGGGCCTTCGAAAGAAAAACCCAGGCCCTGTCATAACGTTTTTGCTGGAAGATCATAAAAGCAAGATGTGAATTGGCCAGGACATCGTCAGGATTGACACGCACAGCCGCCAGGAAATTCTTCTCTGCTTTGTGAAGGTCTCCTCTGTCATCATAAAGTACACCCAGATTCACGTATGACTTGAAATGGTCGGGATCCCTTCCGACCGCCTCACCATAATACCTGATCGCTGAATCCGGAAGAGAGCTTTCATGGTATGCCACAGCGAGCTGGAAAAACACTTCCGCATCATCCCTGCCTTCCCTGATAAGATGCCGGGTATAGGCTATTCTCGGGCCTGGTTCGAGGCCCTTCAGCTCTTCGGCAAGGGTCATTCCACTGACATCCTGCCCCAACGCACCGGTCGCGAGGTTCAGGACAACCAGAAATATCGATATTAAAGCTTCAGGATTTTTCATTGTACAGGGAACGGGCACGGATCATCCGACTGTCAGCGGGATCGACTCTGCCACCTGCTGGCGGCGGCGATCAATGTCTGTCATCCTTTCTCCTGGTCCATTTTTCGGAAAGATCCAGACTCAGCCCCAACCTCAGTACCTTCTCATCGATACCGTTGTCTGACACCGAGCCTATCTTCCCAGCCTCAATTGTAAAATCTATTCCACCGGGGCCTCCGGGCATCCCGAAACCGGACCCGATCGTAAAAAATCTTGAGACAACCTGTTGTCCGGCGGGAAATTCCAGATGCCACCTGTTCTCGTAATATCCGAACCTCAGCGGCATCCTCGACAATTTTCCTCCGTCACTCCCGGTTCTTCTCTCTATACCGAACGAAATCACACTCTCGTCACTTAGCGAACCTTCCAGATGTTCGAAACCCGCTGGTTCAGGAGCTTCCCTCGTCCAGAAAGACGAAGAGACCCACCAGCGATTCGTGACCGCCACCGCCATACCCGCGCTCCAGGCGGCAGGAAGAGTGAAATCATAGGTCGACTCTGTATTCAGGATCCACCGGGAATACTGGACCACCTCTTCGACCGAATAGTCGACCTTGTCATCGAACGAAGCTCCGATCCAGACCCTGGGATGAAGCTTGACAAGTGCTGAGAGACTCCATGAAATCCCTGAAAATCCCCTCGTCCTGACAGACGAGATGCTGTTGTAGGCAGGGTCGTCGAAATATATATAGACCTCGTCCTTGATCGAACCCCGGTCTATCTGCAAAGCGGTTCCCAGCCGCAGCCAGTCCAGTGGCCGCCAGGCGAGTGTAAATGGAATAGTATAGAGCGAGCTGTTGAATTCGTAGAGTTCCCTCGGTTGGGGAGTAAAATCGACTTCTTTTTCAGAAGTAAAATTTCCCCTGCCAAAGAAACGAGTCTTGTAACCGATTCCCAGCACAAGCCCGTCCTTCAATGGGACCGCGATCGAAGCAAAGGGAAGGACGAAACGGTTCTGATCCGAAGTCTCCTGTTTGGTATTCACCCGGCTCAGATTGAACATCTCAAATATTGAAAATGTCACCGAACTGAGGTCCGAAAGGCTCGCCGGATTCAGGGGAAGTGCGCTGTTTGTGTCAGGAAAGGCTATTCCTGAATACCCGGTCGCCGAATATCGCCCATTCCCTCCAAGATTGTGCTCCCCGATAAAATTCAGCCCGAAAATGGATTGGGCCGAAAGGGTTCCAGGAATGAGAGCAATTGATAAGCAGAACACCGCGATTGTAATGTATTTTAGATTCTTCATCATTCTCCATCAAAATCAGCTGGCCGCGAATAGATGACCTCTATATAGGGCCTCATCGAATCGGCAGCAGTTATATCGAAAAAACCCACCCTCTGATAACGAAGTAATTCCATGTCAGACTGCAATACCAGCCCGTTGTTGACTCTGCTGCCTTCGAGGACAAACTTGGTGTGTACGCCCAGCGGTATTCTCAACTCATCTGATACCGTTGGAGTAAATGTATTGATCGTTACGGGATCACCCTTGAGGAAAAGCGTGTCGGCGATATCGGATGAAGCTGGCGAATATAGATAAGAAATAAAATCGGTGGAAGCATCCAGTTCCGCCTGCTCTCCTAAAGTAGCTCCGAGCCCCAGATCACCGTCCACATGAAGAACGAGAGCCGAGTAATGCACCATCGCGTCATCCTCGATGTCGTCAAGATCGAATTCGAAGAATATCCTCGTCGCCGTTCCTCCGACACATACAAGCCCCTCTCCACCATAGCTCGCAATATTCATATCCGCTATAGCCACAAAAGTGGCAACCGACCCATCGGTGAATCTTACCCTTACGACTGGAGGATCGGAACCGTAATTCTGGGATAACATCTCTATTAAACCAGATGTGTCTAAATCACCTTCCCACCTGATAATGATCCCTTCAGGCCAGGGATCGCTCGTCCCATCGATCCATTCCTGCACAATGCTCGGGGCAAGGGTAAAAATTCCGCTATTTATATTGAAGTCCCGCACCGTTTCTCCCGAGGGTCCCTGAATCGGGTCGATGATATATTCCGGCGCGATCGTAATCGTATCATCCTCATTGAAACTGCCTGTTAATTCGTGAAATGTGATACCGAGATGGAATCCTTCAGAAACTAATATGACAGGCAGATCCAGACTTACCGAGTCTACGGTCTTTCCAGTATAATGCTCCAGTGAGTCTACATCGAATCTCATCAGGATCGACTCGAACCTGATGCCTGCCTCTTCACCCAGCTTCAGAAGGGGGTGTTTACCTATACCGCCAGCGACATCGATTACACTCACGTTGCTGAAAGTACTCACATATCTGAATGTCTCTCCCGCGTCAGGCCTGTAGCTGCCATCTTCGAGGAATATTTTTGTGACCGGCCCCTCGGGGTCGCTGCTGCACGATCCGACGACCAGAAGAAAAGCAGTGATCATTATTGCCGCAAGAGTTCTTTTCATATTCCTGTCGAGGTTCCTTCCCCTTCAGTTTTTCACTCTGTTTCGTCCGACCGGGCTCTGGGCGGGTCGGGGTGTCAGATGAAACTATACGAGTGACCCCCTCCGCGTCAAGTCGAATAGGAAGAGTCCGATAAATAACATGGATCTTTCTGTCATCAGGGGTGTCACCGTGGACTCATCACTTTTTACGCAGAAATGATACGACCGTTCCAGTAAAAAACTCCCTTATCCATGGATAACGGGTGAGAGGCCTGAGGAATTCGAACTTTGGAGGGATCAGTTCTTCCTTCTCGACCACTACCGTCCCGGCTGACTGGATGATCTTCCTGTATCCTGATATATCGATCCTGTTGTTCTTGATCCTGTAATCATCCATCACTCTCGCTGCATCCTCCGCTGGATCCTCTCTGCCCTCTTCCTCGAAAGCCAGGCCGACCATATCTTCCAGTATCTTCTCCGAAAACAGGATATGGCACCATGGCGTTTTTATCTGGTCATAGAGGTGAGAGCCAAGCGGAGACCTCCACGGAGTGAAAAACAGGAATACAAGGCTACCAGGCCTGACTACCCTGACAAGTTCGTTCAAAGCAGATGCGGGATCATGAAAATGTTCCATCGAATCGTTCGCGATGACTATATCGAAAGAGGAGTCGGAAAAGGGAAGTAAAGTCGCGTCGCCGCAAACGACATTCAGCGGACACCCGCTGCCTAGGGCATAGTCTGCTGCCCCCGAGCAGTGGACCGGATCGAGGTCCACGCCGGTGACATCTCCGCCGGCTTCGGCGTAGACCAGGGTCTTCCCGCCGAGCCCGCAACCGATATCGAGGATCTTCTTCCCCGCAAGATCTCCGAGATATTCATCACATCTGCCAATCAGAGTCCGTCCGGTCCTGTGTTCCCAATCCGAATAGGCCTCGGGCGATTCCCTCCCCTCCACTCGGGGTCTCGGAAAGAATCTGTCTATACGAAATAAAAACGACGCCATCAATCCAGGCATCAGTTTTCATCCTCCCTGATCATCTGGCGAACCGCCAGGTGGCAGCTGTCAGAAACCTCGTAAATCCAAGTTTTTCATACAGGGCCAGAGCCGGTCTGTTGTCAGCCTGTGTACAGAGCGCCGCCTGATCGACACCAGAATCGTGCAAATAGTCAAGGGCCCCTGTTACCAGCCTTGCTCCAAGTCCATGCCCTCTCTCATCGGGCCTGACGGCGAGCATGTCGATCCATCCAGCGCCTGGATCATCCGGTCCCGGAATGATGACCGTGCAGAACCCCGCAGGCCTGCCACCTGCCGATCTCAAAGCCAGGACGGCGTCTGCTCTACCCTCGAAGCTGCCCCTCATCCACTCCTCATGCACTTTATCCGCCGTCTGTCGGTCAAAAACAGGGTCAGCATGAAATCTGTCGAACGAATATGAGACACGGGCGATCTCTCGGAGCTCTCCGATATCTTCAGGCCCGGCGATATCGACGCCCTCGACATCCTCTACTTCCCCGCATTCGGCTTTCAGATAGACTATCTTTTCCAGTTCAGAGAATCCAGTTCCTGCCAGAGCATCACATTGTCGTCCATACTCCGATGAAGAGTCCGGCAACCTTGCCGTTGCGTACCTTATCCCCCTGCCGAGGGCAGTCTCTTTCCAAAACGCACAAAGGCTCCCGCACCCTTCGCCTCCGAGCAGGAGAATACGTGCACAATCGACACCGGTGACTGCCGTATCCCATGACAGGGGAGACCAAAGCATCAGGCCATTCAATCCATCAGGCCCCACATGGCCGATCGCCTCTACTTCTCCCTTTTTCAGAATATGCTCGAGCCGGTCGGCAGCGAGAGTGATTCCTTCAGGAGAATCGGGATCGATCCCCCTGCCAGCGGCAAGGGCCGTCGATCCGGCAAGTCGACGGATCAACGGCCCCGCTCGATCTATATCAGTC
Coding sequences:
- a CDS encoding GNAT family N-acetyltransferase is translated as MPEDRILTGTDIDRAGPLIRRLAGSTALAAGRGIDPDSPEGITLAADRLEHILKKGEVEAIGHVGPDGLNGLMLWSPLSWDTAVTGVDCARILLLGGEGCGSLCAFWKETALGRGIRYATARLPDSSSEYGRQCDALAGTGFSELEKIVYLKAECGEVEDVEGVDIAGPEDIGELREIARVSYSFDRFHADPVFDRQTADKVHEEWMRGSFEGRADAVLALRSAGGRPAGFCTVIIPGPDDPGAGWIDMLAVRPDERGHGLGARLVTGALDYLHDSGVDQAALCTQADNRPALALYEKLGFTRFLTAATWRFAR
- a CDS encoding tetratricopeptide repeat protein: MPVPCTMKNPEALISIFLVVLNLATGALGQDVSGMTLAEELKGLEPGPRIAYTRHLIREGRDDAEVFFQLAVAYHESSLPDSAIRYYGEAVGRDPDHFKSYVNLGVLYDDRGDLHKAEKNFLAAVRVNPDDVLANSHLAFMIFQQKRYDRAWVFLSKALELAPDHPQPMFYLAIFFWENKMFREALREWEKVVDVAPGSYLADRARENIVLLQKALNDPVPTGDTKPIR
- a CDS encoding tetratricopeptide repeat protein, encoding MKKMLFVSTALLLLFSMGCGPTAGSYGVMSNITPPADAVADSDEDFDNTMTPAEISYQSAQQFLNAGKYDEAISNLESAVSLNPSYIEAWSQLGSAYSTRKDYEKGISSYEKALELSPGDEGLISSIGYNYLHIENWEKAQEYFNMLLVKDENHYNANVNLAFIAQRQKKTEDAISYYEKALISKADDATTMGTLSGLYDKLGNKEKKFEYLTRAIEAEPENHAFKKQLGRAYFNDKSYEKAAPIYEELVTIYPDNADFHQRLGYSYSQSNREAEAPAELEKAIALTGGDDFTYAILAKIYNDNKNYNKALESSKNGLALNTGQQDAILYYQWGYALSKLNNFEEAIVKFEKVVNLKDPQWSKYAEKEIERQRALIKQREAKKEQELYE
- a CDS encoding peptidylprolyl isomerase translates to MICSRTVAGWQERASFCFLLVTVMLCAGFGAVVGQDLQDEAAEVEEVSVAEDISIRITITLEKGGVIVLEMLSDDAPIAVDRILTLVRDGFYNGMKFHRVEGFLVQTGKKEHEYSQIEGEMFDQDLKHEAGMVGMARFPRSYDSASTQFYILKKRKPAFNGEYTLFAKVVEGMDVLDKIKKNDKIDSIVIVE
- a CDS encoding class I SAM-dependent methyltransferase yields the protein MPGLMASFLFRIDRFFPRPRVEGRESPEAYSDWEHRTGRTLIGRCDEYLGDLAGKKILDIGCGLGGKTLVYAEAGGDVTGVDLDPVHCSGAADYALGSGCPLNVVCGDATLLPFSDSSFDIVIANDSMEHFHDPASALNELVRVVRPGSLVFLFFTPWRSPLGSHLYDQIKTPWCHILFSEKILEDMVGLAFEEEGREDPAEDAARVMDDYRIKNNRIDISGYRKIIQSAGTVVVEKEELIPPKFEFLRPLTRYPWIREFFTGTVVSFLRKK